GCTGCGCGCCAAGCTCGGCCCCGAGAACGAGACGCTGATCGGCACCGTCCGCAATGTCGGCTACCGCTTCGTGCTGCCGTCCAAGGACAGCGCGGCGGAGGCCGACGCGGCCCGGGTCGCCGAGCGCGAGGCCGCCGCGGCCGAGGGTTGAGGAGCGTCGGCTAGGGCCGAGCCTGCGAGGTCGGAGTGACGCGTCCCGGAACCCGGTCGTTGACCTACGACATCGGCCCGATCACGACGTGTGCCCCTTCTCGTCGAAGTGGTCGGAGAGGTGCATGAAGCGCAGCACCTCCTCGCGCAACGCGGGTCCCAGCTCGCCCCAGCCGTCCTTGTACCCGTAGACCGACGCCAGTGAGCGGGCGTCGTAGTCGCCGTTGAAGATGTCGACGTCGGCGCAGGTGATCAGCGACGGGTGCGCGACGCCGACGGCGGCCGACACCCGGGTGAGCTCCTTGCGCAGTGTGCGCAGGTAGACCGCGGCGCGCTCCGCCTTCGACACCGGGTCCAGGCCGCGCACGAGCCACGGGTTCTGGGTCGCGACGCCCGTGGGGCAGTGGTCGGTGTGGCACTTCTGGGCCTGGATGCAGCCGATCGAGAGCATCACCTCGCGCGCGACGTTGATCATGTCCGCGCCGAGGGCGAACGCCACCGTGGCGTTGTCCGGGAGTCCCAGCTTGGCCGAGCCGATGAAGGTGACGTCGTCGGTCAGGCCGAGCTCGGCGAAGGTGCCGTAGACCCGCGAGAAGCCCATCCGGTAGGGCAGCGAGACGGAGTCGGCGAAGATCAGGGGCGCCGCGCCGGTGCCGCCCTCGCCGCCGTCGACGGTGATGAAGTCGACGCCGCGCTGGCGTGGCTCCATCAACCGGACGAGCTCCTCCCAGAAGTCCATCGCGCCGACGGCCGACTTGATGCCGACCGGCAGGCCGGTCTCCGCGGCGAGCATCTCGACGAAGTCGAGCATCGAGTCCACGTCGTGGAAGGCGGTGTGCCGCGATGGCGAGGAGCAGTCCTTGCCCACCGGGATGCCCCGGATCTCGGCGATCTCCGGGGTCACCTTGGGCGCCGGCAGCAGGCCGCCGAGGCCCGGCTTGGCACCCTGGCTCAGCTTGATCTCCAGGGCCTTGACCGGCGCCGACTCGACCATCGCCTTGAGACGCGGGAGGGAGAAGTTGCCGTGCTCGTCGCGGCACCCGAAGTAGGCCGTGCCGATCTGGACCACCAGCTCCGCCCCGTTGCGGTGGTACGGCGAGATCGAGCCCTCGCCCGTGTTGTGCAGGCAGCCCGCGGCGGCCGCACCCTTGTTGATGGCCGTGATGGCGTTCGAGGACAGGGACCCGAAGCTCATCGCCGACACGTTGACCACGGACCCCGGACGGAACGCCTTCGCGCGGCCGCGGGGACCACCGAGGACCTTCGCGGCGGGCAAGGTCCAGTTGTGGTCCTGGTCGCTCGGCAGCTTGTCGGCGAAGGTGCGCTGCTTGATGTACGCGTGGCCCTGCGTGTGCTCGACGTCGACGTCGGTGCCGAAGCCGAAGTAGCTGTTCTGCTCCTTGCTGGACGCATAGATCCAGGTGCGCTGGTCGCGGCTGAAGGGCCGCTCCTCCTCGTTGCTGGTGACGATGTACTGCCGCAGCTCCGGCCCGATCGTCTCCAGCCAGTACCGGGCGTGGCCGATGACCGGGAAGTTCCGCTGGAGCGCGTGCCTCTTCTGGACCAGGTCGCGCACGGCGACGGCTCCCAGGGCCACGGCTGCCCCACCTACCGCGTGGCTGAGCTTCATGGGGCAGGTCTACCGTGTCGCCCTGTCGCATGTAAACGGTGGGAAACGTCGAGCACCGGGGCCGGTCCGGGGCGCTGTCCCCGGCCGTCGCCGCGCGAGATAGCGTCGAGACGTGCCCCCCGAGACGTTCCTGACCGGTCCCGCCGCGCTCGCCGCGATCGAGGCCGTCGCCGCGGCGGCGGGCATGTACGACGGCGCGGAGCCCCTCGACGAGGCCGCCCTGCTGCGTCTCAAGCACCACGGGCTGGACGGCCTCGACGCGCACGTCACGACCGACGGCTTCGCGCTGCGGCGGGGCACCGAGGTCGACCTCGTCGTCGCGCCCGAGGCCCGCGGCCGAGGCCTCGGCGCCCGGCTGGCCGACCTGGCCGTCGCCGCCCCGGGCGAGCTGACCGCGTGGTCCCACGGCGACCACCCCGCGGCGCGCACGCTGGCCGACCGGCTCGGCTTCGCCCGCGCACGGGAGCTGTGGGTCATGAGGCGCCCGACCGTCGTACCCCTGCCGGCGGTGGCGACGCCCGACGGGATCCGCATCCGCGACTACGGCGACGGCGACGCCGACGCCCTCCTCGCGGTCAACGCCGCGGCCTTCGCCCACCACGCCGAGCAGGGCGCGCTCGACCGCGACGGGCTGGCCGAGCGGATGGCGGAGCCGTGGTTCGACCCGGCCGGCCTGCTCCTGGCCGTCGACGACGACGGCGAGCTCCTCGGCTTCCACTGGACCAAGCAGCACGACCAGCACACCGGCGAGGTGTACGTCGTCGGCATCCAGCCCACGGCCCAGGGACGGGGCCTGGGCCGGCTGCTCACCGTCGCCGGCCTGCAGCACCTCGCCTCCCGAGGGGTGGCCGAGGTGATCCTGTACGTCGAGTCGGACAACGCGCCCGCCCGCCACGTCTACGAGAGCCTCGGCTTCACGCACGCCCCGGCGGACACGCACGTGCAG
Above is a genomic segment from Nocardioides aromaticivorans containing:
- a CDS encoding FMN-binding glutamate synthase family protein, whose amino-acid sequence is MALGAVAVRDLVQKRHALQRNFPVIGHARYWLETIGPELRQYIVTSNEEERPFSRDQRTWIYASSKEQNSYFGFGTDVDVEHTQGHAYIKQRTFADKLPSDQDHNWTLPAAKVLGGPRGRAKAFRPGSVVNVSAMSFGSLSSNAITAINKGAAAAGCLHNTGEGSISPYHRNGAELVVQIGTAYFGCRDEHGNFSLPRLKAMVESAPVKALEIKLSQGAKPGLGGLLPAPKVTPEIAEIRGIPVGKDCSSPSRHTAFHDVDSMLDFVEMLAAETGLPVGIKSAVGAMDFWEELVRLMEPRQRGVDFITVDGGEGGTGAAPLIFADSVSLPYRMGFSRVYGTFAELGLTDDVTFIGSAKLGLPDNATVAFALGADMINVAREVMLSIGCIQAQKCHTDHCPTGVATQNPWLVRGLDPVSKAERAAVYLRTLRKELTRVSAAVGVAHPSLITCADVDIFNGDYDARSLASVYGYKDGWGELGPALREEVLRFMHLSDHFDEKGHTS
- the mshD gene encoding mycothiol synthase, with the protein product MPPETFLTGPAALAAIEAVAAAAGMYDGAEPLDEAALLRLKHHGLDGLDAHVTTDGFALRRGTEVDLVVAPEARGRGLGARLADLAVAAPGELTAWSHGDHPAARTLADRLGFARARELWVMRRPTVVPLPAVATPDGIRIRDYGDGDADALLAVNAAAFAHHAEQGALDRDGLAERMAEPWFDPAGLLLAVDDDGELLGFHWTKQHDQHTGEVYVVGIQPTAQGRGLGRLLTVAGLQHLASRGVAEVILYVESDNAPARHVYESLGFTHAPADTHVQYRRA